Proteins from one Impatiens glandulifera chromosome 2, dImpGla2.1, whole genome shotgun sequence genomic window:
- the LOC124926246 gene encoding pentatricopeptide repeat-containing protein At5g59600-like, translating into MKFSICLPSVDELVLILEKCTKAKRLIQCKQIHGFLLGSGFEINTASMDSKLVASYAASGDLRSAHLLFHQIQSPNIFAFNWMISSNAFIGAYDDSLSYFSSLQVSSTIYPNTYTFSSVLKAYVGLNDLKNGSKIHSTVRKLGFVFDLSVGNALIDMYCKCGNLSFARQLFDEMPTRDVASLTSMICGYSNAGQLNQSILLFEKMKSMGLQPNDFTWNAMITAHARVGDCEGTVRWITRMTTEQGLVPDLKTWNAVISGFVQSQRLEEALRAFQDMFNAGVNPNHVTVTAFLPACGLAGLPLIGKAVHGLIYRMGLSVNIFVASALIDMYSKCGRLMEARIVFDKTRVKNVASWNAMIGCYGKHGMVDSSLNLFERMKDEGVEANEVTFLCVLSACGHGSLVEKGLDIYKQMRPEEVKEEHRACVLDLLCRSGRMEEAYEIVKEMKMEVTDSMIGAFLNGCKVHEREDLAKRMVVKMEAEEEQGKKKKGACLVAMSNVFAVNGEWEQVEKMRNEMKEKRVLKKPGFSSVENCNHLFKDHQNYY; encoded by the coding sequence ATGAAATTCTCAATTTGCTTACCCAGTGTGGACGAATTGGTATTGATACTGGAGAAATGCACGAAAGCTAAGCGACTGATTCAATGCAAGCAAATTCACGGTTTCCTTTTGGGATCCGGATTCGAAATCAACACTGCCTCTATGGATTCTAAGCTCGTTGCCTCTTACGCAGCCAGCGGGGATCTCAGATCAGCTCACCTCTTGTTTCATCAAATTCAATCCCCAAATATCTTCGCCTTCAATTGGATGATATCTTCCAACGCCTTCATTGGAGCTTACGACGATTCTCTTTCGTATTTCTCATCCCTACAGGTTTCATCAACTATTTATCCCAACACTTACACTTTTTCCAGTGTCTTGAAAGCTTACGTCGGTTTGAATGACCTAAAAAACGGAAGTAAGATCCATTCCACTGTGCGTAAATTGGGTTTTGTCTTTGATCTAAGTGTAGGGAATGCTCTGATCGATATGTACTGTAAATGCGGGAATCTAAGTTTTGCTCGCCAATTGTTCGATGAAATGCCTACAAGAGACGTTGCTTCATTAACATCCATGATTTGTGGGTATTCAAACGCAGGGCAGTTGAATCAATCAATTCTCCTCTTTGAGAAGATGAAATCGATGGGGTTGCAACCGAATGACTTCACCTGGAATGCGATGATCACTGCACACGCCAGGGTTGGAGATTGTGAAGGAACTGTGAGATGGATCACGAGAATGACTACTGAACAAGGATTGGTTCCTGATTTAAAGACATGGAATGCAGTTATATCAGGCTTTGTTCAAAGCCAACGCCTTGAAGAAGCTCTTAGAGCATTTCAGGACATGTTTAATGCTGGTGTAAACCCGAATCATGTAACCGTAACCGCTTTCCTCCCTGCCTGTGGTTTGGCTGGTTTGCCTCTAATAGGAAAAGCTGTTCATGGCCTTATTTACAGAATGGGGTTGAGTGTTAACATTTTCGTTGCCAGTGCCCTAATAGATATGTACTCAAAATGTGGAAGATTGATGGAAGCGAGAATTGTGTTTGATAAAACTCGGGTGAAGAATGTTGCGTCGTGGAATGCCATGATCGGTTGTTATGGAAAGCACGGAATGGTTGATTCGTCGTTGAATCTTTTCGAGAGGATGAAAGATGAAGGAGTTGAAGCCAACGAGGTCACTTTCCTTTGTGTTCTTTCGGCTTGTGGTCATGGGAGTTTAGTTGAGAAAGGTTTGGATATTTATAAGCAGATGAGACCGGAAGAGGTGAAGGAAGAGCATCGTGCTTGTGTTTTGGATCTTCTTTGTCGTTCGGGGAGAATGGAAGAAGCTTATGAAATTGTGAAGGAGATGAAAATGGAAGTGACGGATTCGATGATTGGTGCTTTCTTAAATGGATGTAAAGTGCACGAAAGAGAAGATCTTGCGAAAAGGATGGTTGTGAAGATGGAGGCGGAGGAGGAGcaggggaagaagaagaagggtgCTTGTCTTGTGGCAATGTCGAATGTTTTTGCTGTTAATGGAGAATGGGAACAAGttgagaaaatgagaaatgagATGAAGGAGAAAAGGGTTCTAAAAAAGCCTGGTTTCAGTTCGGTTGAAAATtgtaatcatttatttaaagatcatcaaaactattattaa
- the LOC124925245 gene encoding protein NRT1/ PTR FAMILY 7.1-like, with translation MVPQRDRANDATVLVSSPEITEIRVERGNNENPKPIVKLNLLDDEEVKRKCWNLKKKETGGWKYALLLLANQGLATLSFFGVGVNLVLFLTRVLGQDNAVAANNVSKWTGTVYLFSLLGAFVSDSYLGRYFTCALFQIILIGGLGTLSVSSWLLLIKPNGCGNSQFFCNPPSRLGVGMFYLAIYMIALGYGGHQPTLATFGSDQFDEFKPKEKESKLAFFSYFYFALNVGLIFSNTILVYYEDTGKWTIGFLVSTCAATLALGLFLVGSRGYRYVKPHGDPLSRVAQVFVASVKKWRIVPSREEELYEVDGSEYATKGSTKIHHSQEFKCLDKAATIMEQDFRGQEINPWRLCTVTQVEEAKCIVRMIPIWLCTIIYSVIFTQMASLFVEQGSVMHSKIGNFHIPAASMSIFDVFSVLIFTGINRHIIVPIASRFTRNRKGLTPLQRMGIGLAIGMLAMVAAGITEMARLRKVFDVNQPSSLSIFWQVPQYLLVGASEVFMYVGQLEFFNGQAPDGIKSFGSSLCMASMSLGNYTSIVLINIVMAISARGGRPGWIPRNLNIGHVERFYFLIAILTVVDFGIYVYCATWYKGINVDEETEILKTGNDDGVGVGVGAQKQVDSASNSSLNV, from the exons ATGGTTCCTCAAAGAGACCGGGCTAATGACGCCACTGTCCTTGTGTCTTCACCAGAGATCACAGAAATAAGA GTGGAAAGGGGAAATAATGAAAACCCTAAACCCATAGTCAAGCTTAACCTGCTTGATGACGAAGAGGTTAAGCGAAAGTGTTGGAATTTAAAGAAGAAAGAAACAGGAGGATGGAAATATGCTCTTCTATTGTTgg CGAATCAAGGCCTTGCAACTTTGTCATTTTTCGGGGTTGGTGTGAATCTGGTTTTGTTCTTGACTAGGGTTCTTGGCCAGGATAATGCAGTTGCAGCTAACAATGTTAGCAAGTGGACTGGAACAGTCTATTTGTTCTCACTGCTTGGAGCTTTCGTTAGCGATTCTTACTTGGGTCGTTACTTCACTTGCGCCCTGTTTCAGATAATTCTTATTGGG GGTTTGGGTACGTTATCTGTATCATCATGGCTACTACTGATCAAGCCTAATGGATGTGGTAACAGCCAGTTTTTTTGTAATCCACCTTCAAGACTTGGAGTGGGTATGTTCTACTTAGCCATCTACATGATTGCACTTGGCTATGGAGGCCATCAACCGACATTAGCCACATTTGGATCAGATCAATTCGACGAGTTTAAACCGAAAGAGAAGGAATCCAAATTGGCGTTCTTTAGCTACTTCTACTTCGCACTTAATGTAGGCTTAATCTTCTCCAACACCATCTTGGTTTATTATGAGGATACTGGGAAATGGAcaatagggtttttggtttcCACTTGTGCAGCCACTCTAGCCCTAGGGTTGTTCTTAGTCGGCTCGAGAGGCTATCGTTATGTTAAACCTCATGGGGATCCTTTATCCCGTGTGGCTCAAGTTTTCGTAGCTTCCGTTAAGAAATGGCGTATCGTTCCTTCGAGAGAAGAGGAGTTGTATGAGGTGGATGGATCGGAATATGCTACAAAAGGTAGTACGAAAATTCACCACAGCCAAGAATTCAAGTGTTTGGACAAAGCCGCCACAATTATGGAACAAGATTTCCGTGGACAAGAGATTAACCCTTGGAGATTATGCACGGTTACTCAAGTCGAAGAAGCCAAATGCATAGTGAGAATGATTCCAATTTGGCTATGCACGATCATATACTCGGTCATCTTCACACAAATGGCTTCCCTATTCGTCGAGCAAGGTTCGGTTATGCACTCCAAGATCGGAAACTTCCATATTCCGGCTGCAAGCATGTCTATTTTCGACGTCTTCAGCGTTCTTATCTTCACTGGCATCAACCGTCACATCATAGTACCAATAGCCAGCCGATTCACTAGGAATCGTAAAGGCCTAACCCCACTTCAAAGAATGGGGATAGGTCTCGCCATCGGTATGCTAGCCATGGTTGCAGCTGGCATAACCGAGATGGCGAGACTTAGGAAAGTATTTGATGTAAATCAACCTAGTTCGTTGAGTATATTTTGGCAAGTACCACAATACCTTCTAGTTGGGGCGTCCGAGGTTTTTATGTATGTTGGGCAGTTAGAGTTCTTTAATGGACAGGCCCCGGATGGGATTAAGAGCTTCGGGAGCTCGCTTTGTATGGCTTCGATGTCTTTAGGGAATTACACGAGCATCGTGTTGATTAACATAGTGATGGCAATCTCGGCAAGAGGAGGCCGACCCGGGTGGATTCCGCGTAATCTAAACATTGGCCACGTCGAAAGATTTTACTTCCTTATCGCGATCTTAACCGTAGTTGATTTCGGGATATATGTATATTGTGCTACTTGGTATAAGGGCATCAACGTGGATGAAGAAACCGAAATATTGAAAACGGGTAATGACGatggagttggagttggagttggagcACAAAAACAAGTTGATAGTGCATCAAATTCTAGCttaaatgtataa